Proteins encoded by one window of Monoglobus pectinilyticus:
- the scfA gene encoding six-cysteine ranthipeptide SCIFF gives MKRIKTLNSASLKNSACKGGCGECQTSCQSACKTSCTVANQKCENDNK, from the coding sequence ATGAAGAGAATAAAGACATTAAACAGTGCTTCACTGAAAAACAGCGCATGCAAGGGCGGCTGCGGCGAATGCCAGACATCTTGCCAATCAGCTTGCAAGACATCTTGTACAGTTGCCAACCAAAAATGCGAGAACGATAATAAATAG